One Palaemon carinicauda isolate YSFRI2023 chromosome 5, ASM3689809v2, whole genome shotgun sequence DNA window includes the following coding sequences:
- the LOC137640915 gene encoding octapeptide-repeat protein T2-like translates to MSRSGREEGGGREWRSMRRRRKKKKRGEKEVRRRRERERGCKEDKEEAMGEGWRGGKEGRRWRKREKRGEGREGWRGGGVGGGREVRRWRGGKEGRKRCKKKRGEKEEEERGGGGGREGRRR, encoded by the coding sequence ATGAGTAGGAGTGGgagagaggaaggaggaggaagagaatggAGAagcatgaggaggaggaggaagaagaagaagagaggggaGAAAGAGGTGAgaaggaggagggagagggaaagaggcTGTAAGGAGGACAAGGAGGAAGCGATGGGAGAAGGATggagaggaggaaaagaggggagAAGGTGGAGGAAGAGGGAAAAGaggggagaaggaagagaaggatggaGAGGAGGAGGGGTGGGAGGAGGAAGAGAGGTTAGAAGGTggagaggaggaaaagaggggagAAAGAGGTGCAAGAAAAAAAgaggggagaaggaggaggaagagaggggaggaggaggaggaagagaggggagAAGGAGGTAG